The following are from one region of the Pseudomonas lalucatii genome:
- the fleN gene encoding MinD/ParA family protein produces MGMHPVQVIAVTGGKGGVGKTNVSVNLALALADVGRRVMLMDADLGLANIDVLLGLTAKRTLADVVSGECDLRDVILQGPGGIRIVPAASGTQSMVQLSPMQHAGLIQAFSDISENLDVLIIDTAAGIGDSVVSFVRAAQEVLVVVCDEPTSITDAYALIKLLNRDYGMSRFRVLANMAHSPQEGRNLFAKLTKVTDRFLDVALQYVGAVPYDESVRKAVQKQRAVYEAFPRSKCALAFKAIAQKVDAWPLPANPRGHLEFFVERLVQQPTADSAV; encoded by the coding sequence ATGGGTATGCATCCCGTACAGGTGATCGCGGTGACCGGCGGCAAGGGTGGCGTCGGCAAGACCAATGTGTCGGTGAATCTGGCCCTGGCCCTGGCCGATGTCGGCCGGCGGGTCATGTTGATGGACGCCGACCTGGGGCTGGCCAACATCGACGTCCTGCTCGGCCTGACCGCCAAGCGCACCCTGGCCGATGTGGTCAGCGGCGAGTGCGACCTGCGCGATGTGATCCTGCAGGGGCCCGGCGGCATCCGCATCGTCCCGGCCGCCTCGGGCACGCAGAGCATGGTGCAGCTCTCGCCCATGCAGCATGCCGGCCTGATCCAGGCCTTCAGCGACATCAGCGAGAACCTCGACGTGCTGATCATTGACACGGCCGCCGGCATCGGCGACTCGGTGGTCAGTTTCGTGCGCGCCGCCCAGGAGGTGCTGGTGGTGGTCTGCGACGAGCCGACCTCGATCACCGATGCCTATGCGCTGATCAAGCTGCTCAACCGCGACTACGGCATGAGCCGTTTCCGCGTGCTGGCCAATATGGCCCACAGTCCGCAGGAAGGACGCAATCTCTTTGCCAAACTGACCAAGGTCACCGATCGCTTCCTCGACGTCGCGCTGCAGTATGTCGGCGCGGTGCCCTACGACGAGTCGGTGCGCAAGGCCGTGCAGAAGCAGCGTGCGGTCTATGAAGCATTTCCGCGCTCCAAGTGCGCGCTGGCGTTCAAGGCGATCGCGCAGAAGGTCGATGCCTGGCCGTTGCCGGCCAACCCGCGCGGTCACCTGGAGTTCTTCGTCGAGCGCCTGGTGCAGCAACCGACCGCGGACTCGGCGGTATGA
- the fliA gene encoding RNA polymerase sigma factor FliA, which produces MTAASGLRMYSKAQGQDSQYQLIERYAPLVKRIAYHLLARLPASVQVDDLIQAGMIGLLEASKKYDSSKGASFETFAGIRIRGAMLDEVRKGDWAPRSVHRNSRMVSDAIRAIEARTGRDAKDHEVAAELQLSLEDYYGILGDTLGSRLFSFDDLLQDGEHGGLSEDANATQQEPSRDLEDERFQAALADAIANLPERERLVLALYYDEELNLKEIGEVLGVSESRVSQIHSQCAARLRARLSEWRAR; this is translated from the coding sequence ATGACAGCAGCCTCTGGACTTCGTATGTATAGCAAGGCGCAAGGGCAGGATTCCCAGTATCAGCTGATCGAGCGCTATGCCCCCCTGGTCAAGCGCATCGCCTACCACCTGCTGGCGCGCCTGCCGGCCAGCGTGCAGGTGGACGACCTGATCCAGGCCGGCATGATCGGCTTGCTCGAAGCCTCGAAGAAATACGACTCCAGCAAGGGTGCCAGCTTCGAGACCTTTGCCGGCATCCGCATTCGCGGCGCCATGCTCGACGAGGTGCGCAAGGGCGACTGGGCGCCGCGCTCGGTACACCGCAACAGCCGCATGGTCAGCGATGCGATCCGGGCAATTGAGGCCAGAACCGGTCGTGACGCTAAAGATCACGAGGTCGCGGCCGAACTCCAATTGAGTCTCGAAGATTACTACGGCATTCTTGGCGACACTTTGGGCAGCCGCCTGTTCAGCTTCGACGACCTGCTGCAGGACGGCGAGCACGGCGGGCTGAGCGAAGACGCCAATGCCACTCAGCAGGAACCTTCTCGTGATCTTGAGGATGAGCGCTTCCAGGCGGCGCTGGCCGATGCCATCGCCAACCTGCCGGAGCGTGAGCGGCTGGTGTTGGCGCTGTATTACGACGAAGAGCTGAATCTCAAGGAGATCGGCGAGGTGCTGGGGGTCAGCGAGTCGCGGGTCAGCCAGATTCACAGCCAGTGCGCCGCCCGACTGCGTGCGCGCCTGAGCGAGTGGCGTGCGCGCTGA
- a CDS encoding chemotaxis response regulator CheY, with the protein MKILIVDDFSTMRRIIKNLLRDLGFTNTAEADDGTTALPMLHSGSFDFLVTDWNMPGMTGIDLLRAVRADERLKHLPVLMVTAEAKRDQIIEAAQAGVNGYVVKPFTAQVLKEKIEKIFERVNG; encoded by the coding sequence ATGAAAATCCTCATCGTTGATGACTTTTCAACGATGCGACGGATCATCAAGAACCTCCTGCGTGATCTGGGGTTCACCAATACCGCGGAGGCGGACGACGGCACCACCGCGCTGCCGATGCTGCACAGCGGCAGCTTCGACTTTCTGGTGACCGACTGGAACATGCCGGGCATGACCGGCATCGACCTGCTGCGCGCGGTGCGTGCGGACGAGCGCCTCAAGCACCTGCCGGTGCTGATGGTGACCGCCGAGGCCAAGCGTGACCAGATCATCGAGGCCGCCCAGGCCGGGGTGAACGGTTACGTGGTCAAGCCGTTCACGGCCCAGGTGCTGAAAGAAAAGATCGAGAAGATTTTCGAGCGGGTCAACGGCTGA
- the flhF gene encoding flagellar biosynthesis protein FlhF, with product MQVKRFFAADMRQAMKLVRDELGADASIIGNRRVAGGVELTAALDYQVPAAPARQPNPALEAELRKTQSRIASAQAELTTRAQADEGKDRQLFGAQPNMPADSLAAVLAKPQAPRQASSDNQALDAMRSELHGLRELIEVQLGSIAWGQMQSRRPQQANLWRRLQRMGLPAELARVLLERVANVAEPRQAWRMLLAHLAHAIQTPKQEPLEEGGVIALVGPAGMGKTTTLAKLAARYVLKYGAQGIALVSLDSYRIGAQEQVKTLGRILGVPVTLVDPGQSLTQALAPLAKKRVVLIDTAGLPANDPALRMQLEALASRGIKSRNYLVMAATSQSQVLKAAYHSYRRCGLSGCILTKLDEAASLGEVMGLAIGQRLPVAYVADGPRIPDDLQVPRSHQLVSRAVGLQAAEDPSEETMAELFAGLYQQPARRAG from the coding sequence ATGCAGGTCAAACGCTTTTTCGCCGCCGATATGCGTCAAGCCATGAAGCTGGTCCGCGATGAGCTGGGCGCGGATGCCTCGATCATCGGCAATCGCCGGGTGGCGGGCGGGGTCGAGCTGACCGCCGCGCTGGACTACCAGGTGCCTGCCGCGCCGGCCCGTCAGCCGAATCCGGCACTGGAAGCCGAACTGCGCAAGACCCAGTCGCGCATCGCCTCGGCTCAGGCCGAACTGACCACCCGGGCGCAAGCCGACGAGGGCAAGGATCGCCAACTGTTTGGCGCGCAGCCGAACATGCCCGCCGACAGCCTGGCCGCGGTCCTGGCCAAGCCCCAGGCGCCGCGCCAGGCGAGCAGCGATAACCAGGCCCTCGATGCCATGCGCTCCGAGTTGCACGGCCTGCGCGAACTGATCGAGGTCCAGCTCGGCTCTATCGCCTGGGGCCAGATGCAGAGCCGCCGGCCGCAGCAGGCCAACCTCTGGCGTCGCCTGCAGCGCATGGGCCTGCCTGCCGAGCTGGCGCGGGTGCTGCTCGAGCGCGTGGCCAATGTCGCCGAGCCGCGCCAGGCCTGGCGCATGCTGCTGGCGCACCTGGCCCATGCGATCCAGACGCCGAAGCAGGAGCCGCTGGAGGAGGGTGGGGTGATCGCCCTGGTCGGCCCCGCCGGCATGGGCAAGACCACCACCCTGGCCAAGCTGGCGGCGCGCTACGTGCTCAAGTACGGCGCCCAGGGCATCGCCCTGGTCAGCCTGGACAGCTATCGCATCGGCGCCCAGGAGCAGGTCAAGACCCTCGGCCGTATCCTCGGCGTGCCGGTGACCCTGGTCGATCCCGGGCAGTCCTTGACCCAGGCCCTGGCGCCCCTGGCGAAGAAACGCGTGGTGCTGATCGACACGGCCGGCCTGCCGGCCAACGACCCGGCCCTGCGCATGCAACTGGAAGCCCTGGCCAGCCGCGGCATCAAGTCCAGAAACTACCTGGTCATGGCCGCTACCAGCCAGAGCCAGGTGCTCAAGGCCGCCTACCATAGCTACAGGCGTTGCGGCCTGAGCGGCTGCATTCTGACCAAGCTGGACGAGGCCGCCAGCCTGGGCGAGGTCATGGGGCTGGCTATCGGCCAGCGCCTGCCGGTAGCCTATGTGGCCGATGGCCCGCGCATTCCGGATGACCTGCAGGTGCCGCGCAGCCATCAGCTGGTGAGCCGGGCCGTGGGCCTGCAGGCCGCGGAAGACCCCAGCGAGGAAACGATGGCCGAGCTGTTCGCCGGCCTCTATCAGCAGCCGGCGCGTCGCGCCGGTTGA